One genomic window of Arachis hypogaea cultivar Tifrunner chromosome 8, arahy.Tifrunner.gnm2.J5K5, whole genome shotgun sequence includes the following:
- the LOC112707257 gene encoding autophagy-related protein 18f → MGMRSDSQKQQVLHQGVGGGAATAVGRTNGFIPSSFRAISSYLRIVSSGASTVARSAASVASSIVDRDDDADHDQVFWAGFDKLESKGGILQQVLLLGYRSGFQVWHVDESNNVRDVVSRHDGPVSFMQMVPNPIASKRSEDKFANSRPLLVVCTDGFFANGTNVQDGSNAPYNGGTSNSHDQMNGNYLPTTVQFYSMKSHAYVHVLKFRSVVYSVRCSSRVIAVAQSTQIHCFDATSLEREYTLLTNPIVMSCPGSGSIGYGPLAVGPRWLAYSGSPVVVSASGHVSPQQLTHSSSLPGYSSNGSLIAHYARESSKQLASGIVTLGDIGYKKLSRYYSDNNGSLQSVNSGPKGNGIINGHSTDADNIGMVIVRDIVTKNVITQFRAHKSPISALCFDPSGTILVTASVQGHNINVFKIVPGHENSSVSDAGLSYVHLYRLQRGFTNAVIQDISFSNDSKWIMISSSRGTSHLFAINPQGGYVDIQSYDDNPMPKNNGMGVMTNQAMRRSHSSVVPQQQSLIASGPPITLSVVSRIRNGANGWRGAVSGAAAAAAGRKSLLSGAIASSFRNALYVDRNHSKAKNHLLVFSPTGSMIQYALRTINGQDSTIVSGITPAYESIPQTEARLVVEAIHKWNICQRHSRREDNVDIYGESGISDSNKIYPEEVKADNVVSPKIKNGVKKMNLSLEEQHHLYISEAELQMHPAQRPLWANPEIYFHSISKESAIMNEAASSGGEFEIEKLPSRMIESRSKDLIPIFDYIQTPRVQQTRTTATDNKTNEQLSRQTSSLSNNGRISPGAVLGSPEYVTNSVGDVAEFKSESEGTEWDAHFALPEMGAFVNSNDTVKPNTQHEIVNNIKEHLNMEAQLMYVNSNTRPLNEESF, encoded by the exons ATGGGGATGAGGAGTGATTCACAGAAACAACAAGTTCTTCATcagggtgttggtggtggtgctgcTACTGCTGTTGGTAGAACCAATGGCTTTATTCCCAGCTCCTTTCGTGCTATCTCTAGCTACCTAAGGATTGTTTCCTCTGGAGCTTCAACTGTCGCCCGCTCGGCTGCATCGGTTGCTTCATCAATTGTTGATAGGGATGATGATGCTGACCATGATCAG GTATTCTGGGCGGGATTTGACAAGTTGGAGAGCAAGGGTGGAATCTTGCAGCAGGTACTTCTTCTAGGCTATCGTTCTGGCTTCCAGGTTTGGCATGTTGATGAATCAAACAATGTACGTGACGTGGTTTCCAGACATGATGGTCCTGTTTCTTTTATGCAAATGGTTCCAAATCCAATTGCATCAAAGAGATCAGAAGACAAGTTTGCAAATAGCCGCCCACTGCTGGTAGTTTGTACCGATGGATTCTTTGCCAATGGTACCAATGTTCAGGATGGGTCAAATGCCCCTTACAATGGGGGCACTTCGAACTCACATGACCAAATGAATGGCAACTATCTGCCAACCACTGTTCAGTTTTATTCTATGAAATCCCATGCTTATGTCCATGTACTGAAATTTAGATCAGTTGTCTATTCGGTGAGGTGCAGTTCTCGAGTAATTGCTGTAGCTCAATCCACTCAG ATACACTGTTTTGATGCTACATCTTTAGAAAGGGAATATACGTTACTTACCAATCCTATAGTCATGAGCTGTCCCGGTTCTGGTAGCATAGGCTACGGACCACTTGCAGTGGGTCCAAGATGGCTAGCATATAGTGGAAGCCCGGTTGTAGTCTCTGCCTCTGGGCATGTCAGCCCACAACAGCTGACACATTCTTCAAGCCTTCCTGGTTATTCTTCAAATGGGAGCTTAATTGCGCACTATGCCAGAGAGTCCAGCAAGCAGCTTGCTTCAGGAATTGTGACCCTTGGAGATATTGGATACAAGAAACTTTCCAGATACTACTCTGATAACAACGGTTCATTACAATCTGTAAATTCTGGCCCAAAGGGCAATGGAATCATTAATGGCCATTCAACAGATGCCGATAACATTGGAATG GTCATTGTTAGAGATATTGTTACAAAAAACGTCATCACCCAATTCCGGGCCCACAAGAGTCCCATTTCTGCTCTATGCTTTGATCCTAGTGGCACCATATTAGTGACTGCTTCAGTCCAGGGGCATAATATCAATGTTTTTAAGATAGTTCCCGGACATGAAAATTCATCAGTATCTGACGCTGGTCTTTCCTATGTTCATCTATACAGGCTACAACGTGGCTTCACAAATGCG GTTATACAAGATATCAGTTTTAGCAATGATAGCAAGTGGATTATGATTAGTTCCTCAAGGGGCACTAGCCATCTATTTGCCATAAATCCTCAAGGAGGATATGTAGATATTCAATCTTATGATGATAATCCTATGCCAAAAAATAATGGAATGGGAGTTATGACTAATCAAGCAATGCGCAGGTCTCATAGTTCAGTAGTGCCTCAGCAGCAGAGCCTTATCGCCTCTGGGCCTCCAATCACACTTTCTGTAGTAAGCAGAATTAGGAATGGAGCTAATGGCTGGAGAGGAGCGGTAAGTGGTGCTGCCGCAGCTGCAGCTGGGAGGAAGAGTTTGCTCTCTGGTGCTATTGCTTCATCTTTCCGTAATGCCTTATATGTTGACAGGAACCATTCCAAGGCAAAGAATCATCTTTTGGTCTTTTCACCTACTGGGTCCATGATACAATATGCTTTGCGGACAATAAATGGTCAAGATTCGACCATTGTTTCGGGAATAACCCCGGCTTATGAATCCATTCCGCAAACTGAGGCAAGATTAGTAGTGGAAGCTATCCACAAGTGGAATATATGTCAGAGACATAGTCGGAGAGAAGATAATGTTGACATATATGGCGAGAGTGGAATTTCCGATAGCAACAAAATATATCCTGAGGAAGTGAAGGCCGACAACGTCGTCAGCCCTAAAATCAAGAATGGGGTAAAGAAAATGAATCTCTCTCTTGAGGAACAGCATCATTTGTATATTTCAGAAGCTGAATTGCAAATGCATCCTGCTCAGAGACCATTGTGGGCAAACCCAGAG ATTTATTTTCATTCAATATCAAAAGAATCTGCCATAATGAATGAAGCAGCATCTTCAGGAGGCGAATTTGAGATCGAAAAGCTTCCAAGTCGCATGATTGAATCTAGGTCGAAAGACTTGATTCCAATTTTTGACTATATACAGACCCCGAGAGTGCAACAAACAAG GACTACTGCTACAGATAACAAGACTAATGAACAACTGTCACGTCAAACTTCATCACTGTCTAATAATGGCAGGATTTCACCGGGTGCTGTTTTGGGATCTCCTGAATATGTTACCAATTCTGTTGGCGATGTTGCTGAATTTAAAAGCGAGTCTGAAGGAACCGAATGGGATGCTCATTTTGCGCTGCCTGAAATGGGGGCCTTTGTAAATAGCAATGACACTGTCAAACCAAATACTCAGCATGAGATTGTAAATAATATAAAGGAGCATCTAAACATGGAGGCCCAGCTCATGTATGTAAATAGTAACACAAGGCCTCTGAATGAAGAATCATTTTAA